Proteins encoded in a region of the Rhodococcus sp. SBT000017 genome:
- a CDS encoding NYN domain-containing protein, whose product MSVSTDMPDTVVDPSELGAIGETRHSKRVLLVWDAPNLDMGLGAILGGRPTAAYRPRFDALGRWLLSRTAELSTSGTATLEPEATVFTNIAPGSADVVRPWVEALRNVGFAVFAKPKVDEDSDVDADMLDHIDFRNRDGGLAGVMVASADGQAFKGPLEAIAATGVPVQVLGFREHASWAVTSDILEFLDLEDIPGVFREPLPRVSLDSLPDEGAWLQPFRPLSALLVGRQGVS is encoded by the coding sequence ATGAGCGTCAGTACGGACATGCCCGACACCGTGGTCGACCCCTCAGAACTCGGCGCGATCGGTGAAACGCGCCACAGCAAACGCGTCCTGCTGGTGTGGGACGCCCCGAACCTGGACATGGGACTCGGCGCAATTCTGGGTGGCCGACCCACCGCCGCCTACCGTCCGCGCTTCGATGCCCTGGGCCGATGGCTGCTCAGCCGCACCGCCGAACTCTCCACCTCCGGCACCGCGACGCTCGAACCCGAGGCCACGGTGTTCACCAACATCGCCCCCGGCAGCGCCGATGTGGTCCGACCCTGGGTCGAAGCATTGCGTAACGTGGGCTTCGCGGTGTTCGCCAAGCCCAAGGTCGACGAAGACAGTGACGTCGACGCAGACATGCTCGACCACATCGACTTCCGCAACCGTGACGGCGGCCTCGCCGGAGTCATGGTCGCGTCCGCCGACGGTCAGGCGTTCAAGGGTCCGCTGGAGGCCATCGCAGCAACCGGAGTGCCCGTACAGGTGCTGGGCTTCCGGGAGCACGCAAGCTGGGCTGTCACGTCGGACATCCTGGAATTCCTCGACCTCGAGGACATCCCGGGCGTCTTCCGTGAGCCACTGCCACGGGTGAGTCTGGATTCGCTTCCCGACGAAGGCGCGTGGCTGCAGCCCTTCCGACCGCTGTCCGCCCTGCTCGTCGGGCGCCAAGGAGTTTCTTAA
- a CDS encoding MMPL family transporter: MFARWGDIVYRLRYTVIGVMVAGLLGFAAYGLDLGSHLSQSGWDDPTSESAQAARLADTTFGRDKQGDVIVLYTAPEGSTIDDPEFQSEIVANLDSLAADHPDQIEKVNGSYFRTATAPNLAALGTTDKQHAIASIAIAGANDTELTNNFQAVKDVFYIDGVDVQVTGLQAVAGALQSTMAGDIKRMEILAIPAVAVLLFFIFGGVVAAALPLIIGGLTVVGANGIVKVFTNFTEVNSFVAPVVSLVGLGLAIDYGLFIVSRFREELGDGYSTPQAVRRTVMTAGRTVVFSATMIVASLGGLLLFPQGFLKSVAYGSIATVALAALTAITILPAMLAILGPRVDALGLKFMRKTKSSEEIENGMWGRLTRWVMRNPVKVTIPIVLGLVLLTLPVGNIKFGGINETYLPPDNVTREAQGEFDSLFPGQRTEPIKLVIEDAQGPTLAAITTQANNAPGLVEPFSPVGASKDGIIVFKAGLVDRNDSKPAIDFLRSIDVPEGATVLVGGTPAIEQDSISALIDKLPLMAVLVVFIVTLLMFLTFGSLVLPIKAVLMTVLGLGATMGILTWIFIDGNGAGLMNFTPGPIMAPVLVLIISIVFGLSTDYEVFLLSRMVEAREKGASTSEAIRIGTSHTGRIITAAALILIVVTGAFAFSDLVMMKYIAYGMIAALIIDATLIRMFLVPATMKLLGDDCWWAPQWMKRIQRKLGLGETILEDELLAIDDVPELALAGGAPSSTVAPPMRPQPRRNEPLTEPIPVVAPHGGGPIRATHAAKEESRRSVTGRPATPPEPTRAAPATPPAPAARPTPTPPRAEAAPQERPAPRPAPSRPVAPRPTVEPEPTQAADVVRPAPPVNPVAAPPTAQPPRAPSPSAPPPSRARAARAPRAEEPDSRSIESWLADLRAPSASPPPSTTRNGSTANGSDHNGSNANGSNHSGHDENSSTQSRSERNGHSNNGSERHGSERNGTNGANGSESNGHSNGSASSESPSEKPSGRRAAPTTEGSDSGRHRGGENGHVLSVSELLARERNRSR; the protein is encoded by the coding sequence GTGTTCGCCAGATGGGGAGACATCGTCTACCGCCTGCGGTACACCGTTATCGGTGTCATGGTGGCCGGGCTGCTGGGCTTCGCTGCCTACGGTCTCGATCTGGGCAGCCATCTCAGTCAGAGCGGTTGGGACGATCCGACGTCGGAATCGGCCCAGGCTGCCCGTCTGGCGGACACCACGTTCGGTCGCGACAAGCAGGGTGACGTCATCGTCCTCTACACCGCGCCCGAGGGATCGACGATCGACGATCCCGAGTTCCAATCCGAGATCGTGGCCAATCTCGACTCCCTCGCCGCCGACCACCCGGACCAGATCGAGAAGGTCAACGGCAGCTACTTCCGCACGGCGACTGCTCCGAACCTCGCCGCACTCGGCACCACCGACAAGCAACACGCCATCGCCAGCATTGCGATCGCCGGTGCCAACGACACCGAACTGACCAACAACTTCCAGGCCGTCAAGGACGTCTTCTACATCGACGGCGTGGACGTGCAGGTGACCGGCCTGCAGGCCGTCGCAGGCGCGTTGCAGTCGACGATGGCCGGCGACATCAAGCGCATGGAGATCCTCGCCATCCCCGCCGTCGCGGTGCTGCTGTTCTTCATCTTCGGCGGCGTCGTCGCGGCCGCGCTTCCGTTGATCATCGGCGGCCTGACGGTCGTCGGAGCCAACGGCATCGTGAAGGTGTTCACCAACTTCACCGAGGTCAACTCCTTCGTCGCACCCGTGGTCTCGCTCGTGGGCCTCGGCCTGGCCATCGACTACGGATTGTTCATCGTCTCGAGATTCCGAGAAGAACTGGGCGACGGCTACTCGACGCCACAGGCCGTGCGCAGGACGGTCATGACGGCCGGTCGTACCGTGGTGTTCTCCGCGACGATGATCGTCGCGTCCCTGGGTGGTCTGTTGCTGTTCCCGCAGGGCTTCCTCAAGTCGGTGGCCTACGGCTCGATCGCCACCGTCGCACTCGCCGCGCTGACGGCCATCACGATCCTGCCCGCTATGCTCGCGATCCTCGGCCCACGTGTCGACGCACTCGGTCTCAAGTTCATGCGCAAGACCAAGTCCAGCGAGGAGATCGAGAACGGCATGTGGGGCCGGCTCACCCGCTGGGTGATGCGCAATCCCGTCAAGGTCACCATCCCGATCGTGCTCGGCCTGGTACTCCTGACGCTGCCCGTCGGCAACATCAAGTTCGGCGGCATCAACGAGACCTACCTGCCTCCCGACAACGTCACCCGTGAAGCGCAGGGCGAGTTCGATTCGCTGTTCCCAGGCCAGCGGACCGAGCCCATCAAGTTGGTCATCGAGGACGCGCAGGGTCCCACGCTCGCGGCGATCACCACGCAGGCCAACAACGCTCCCGGCCTGGTCGAGCCGTTCTCCCCGGTCGGTGCCAGCAAGGACGGAATCATCGTCTTCAAGGCCGGACTGGTCGATCGCAACGACTCCAAGCCCGCCATCGACTTCCTGCGCAGTATCGACGTGCCGGAGGGCGCGACGGTCCTCGTCGGCGGTACCCCTGCCATCGAGCAGGACTCCATCAGTGCACTCATCGACAAGTTGCCGCTGATGGCAGTGCTCGTGGTGTTCATCGTGACGCTGCTGATGTTCTTGACGTTCGGATCGTTGGTGTTGCCGATCAAGGCGGTGCTCATGACCGTCCTCGGTCTCGGTGCCACCATGGGCATCCTGACGTGGATATTCATCGACGGCAACGGTGCGGGGCTGATGAATTTCACCCCTGGGCCGATCATGGCTCCGGTATTGGTGCTGATCATCTCGATTGTGTTCGGCTTGTCCACGGACTACGAGGTGTTCCTACTCTCTCGTATGGTCGAGGCGCGCGAAAAGGGCGCCAGCACAAGCGAAGCCATCCGTATCGGAACCTCGCATACCGGACGCATCATCACCGCTGCGGCGCTGATCCTCATCGTCGTCACCGGAGCGTTCGCGTTCTCCGATCTGGTGATGATGAAGTACATCGCCTACGGAATGATCGCGGCCCTCATCATCGACGCCACCCTCATCCGCATGTTCCTCGTGCCTGCCACGATGAAACTGCTCGGCGACGACTGCTGGTGGGCCCCGCAGTGGATGAAGCGCATTCAGCGCAAGCTCGGACTCGGCGAGACGATTCTGGAGGACGAGTTGCTCGCCATCGACGACGTGCCCGAGCTCGCGCTCGCAGGCGGTGCACCGTCGAGTACGGTCGCGCCGCCGATGCGTCCGCAACCGCGCCGCAACGAGCCGCTCACCGAACCCATTCCCGTGGTCGCACCGCACGGTGGCGGACCCATTCGAGCGACCCACGCCGCGAAGGAAGAATCCCGACGCAGTGTGACGGGGCGTCCGGCAACCCCACCCGAGCCGACCCGCGCGGCTCCCGCCACACCTCCGGCACCGGCTGCTCGACCTACCCCCACTCCTCCTCGGGCCGAGGCTGCTCCGCAGGAACGACCCGCTCCCAGGCCTGCCCCGAGCCGACCGGTGGCACCGCGCCCGACCGTCGAACCGGAACCGACCCAGGCAGCAGACGTCGTCCGGCCCGCACCTCCGGTCAACCCGGTGGCTGCTCCCCCGACGGCTCAGCCGCCCCGCGCACCGAGCCCGTCCGCACCGCCGCCGAGCCGAGCCCGGGCCGCTCGCGCACCTCGCGCCGAGGAACCGGACTCTCGTTCCATCGAGAGCTGGCTCGCCGACCTGCGAGCACCCAGCGCATCACCACCCCCGAGCACAACGCGCAACGGTTCCACCGCGAACGGCTCCGATCACAACGGCTCCAACGCCAACGGCTCGAACCACAGCGGTCACGACGAGAACAGCTCGACGCAGAGCCGTTCCGAACGCAACGGCCACAGCAACAACGGGTCCGAACGCCATGGGTCCGAACGCAACGGCACCAACGGCGCCAACGGGTCCGAGAGCAACGGCCACAGCAACGGATCCGCGTCGAGCGAATCCCCGTCCGAGAAGCCGTCGGGCCGCCGGGCCGCACCGACCACCGAGGGCAGCGACAGCGGTCGTCACCGCGGCGGCGAGAACGGACACGTGCTCAGTGTCAGCGAATTGCTCGCACGCGAGCGCAACCGTTCACGCTGA
- a CDS encoding MMPL family transporter: protein MFVRWGNFVHRLRYTVLGVMVAGLSILAAYGWDLTDHLSQSGFDDPTSQSAAASNLADETFGRDAQGDVIVLYTAPEGSTIDDPQFDAAIVSNLDSLVAEHPDRIAKINGSYFRTAEAPVLAALGTADKQHAIASIAIVGADDTELTENFQAVQDAFYIDGVDVQVTGQQAVAAALQSTMTDDIHRMEILAIPAVAVLLFFVFGGIVAAALPLIVGALTVVGANGIVKLFTHVTEVNSFVAPVVSMVGLGLAIDYGLFIVSRFREELGDGRSTPDAVRRSVMTAGRTVAFSATMIVACLGGLLLFPHGFLRSVALGSIATVALAALTAITVLPAILSILGPRVDALGFAFMRKTKSSEEIENGRWGKLTTWVMRNPIKVVVTIVLGLLALTLPIGNIAFGGINETYLPPDNPTRVAQEQFDELFPGQRTEPIKLVIENAQGQNLAAITTQANNAPGLIEQFTPVGASKDGIIVFKAGLIDRNDAAPAIEFLRSIDTPDGTSVQVTGTPAIERDSIDAMVERLPLMAVLVVFIVTVLMFLTFGSLVLPIKAVLMTTLGLGATMGILTWIFIDGHGAAWMNFTPGPIMAMILLLIAAIVFGLSTDYEVFLLSRMVEARENGSSTSEAIHIGTSHTGRIITAAALILIVVTGAFAFSDLVMMKYIAYGMIAALIIDATVIRMFLVPATMKLLGDASWWAPAGMKRMQRKLGLGETTPEDS from the coding sequence GTGTTCGTTCGATGGGGAAATTTCGTCCACCGCCTCCGATACACCGTTCTCGGTGTCATGGTGGCCGGGCTGTCGATCCTGGCGGCGTACGGCTGGGATCTCACGGACCACCTGAGCCAGAGTGGTTTCGACGATCCGACGTCGCAGTCGGCTGCCGCCAGCAATCTCGCCGACGAGACGTTCGGCCGCGACGCCCAGGGCGACGTGATCGTTCTCTACACCGCTCCCGAGGGCTCGACCATCGACGACCCGCAGTTCGACGCCGCGATCGTCTCGAACCTCGACTCGCTGGTGGCCGAGCACCCGGACCGCATCGCGAAGATCAACGGCAGCTATTTCCGGACGGCCGAGGCTCCGGTTCTCGCGGCGCTCGGCACTGCCGACAAGCAGCACGCCATCGCCAGCATTGCGATCGTCGGTGCCGACGACACCGAACTGACCGAGAATTTTCAGGCCGTCCAGGACGCCTTCTACATCGACGGGGTCGACGTCCAGGTCACCGGTCAGCAAGCCGTGGCTGCCGCGTTGCAGTCGACGATGACCGACGACATCCATCGCATGGAGATCCTCGCCATCCCCGCCGTCGCGGTGCTGTTGTTCTTCGTCTTCGGCGGCATCGTCGCCGCCGCGCTACCACTCATCGTCGGTGCGCTGACCGTCGTCGGGGCCAACGGCATCGTGAAGCTGTTCACCCACGTCACCGAGGTGAACAGCTTCGTCGCACCGGTGGTGTCGATGGTCGGACTCGGTCTGGCCATCGACTACGGGCTGTTCATCGTGTCGCGTTTTCGAGAAGAGCTGGGCGACGGCCGATCGACGCCCGATGCCGTCAGGCGCTCGGTCATGACGGCCGGTCGCACCGTCGCGTTCTCGGCGACGATGATCGTCGCCTGCCTCGGTGGCCTGTTGCTGTTTCCGCACGGGTTCCTGCGCTCGGTGGCACTGGGTTCGATCGCGACGGTCGCTCTCGCAGCGCTCACCGCGATCACCGTACTTCCGGCCATCCTGTCGATCCTCGGCCCTCGCGTCGATGCTCTCGGTTTCGCGTTCATGCGCAAGACCAAGTCCTCGGAGGAGATCGAGAACGGCAGGTGGGGCAAGCTCACCACCTGGGTGATGCGCAATCCCATCAAGGTGGTCGTCACCATCGTGCTCGGGCTGCTGGCCCTGACACTGCCGATCGGCAACATCGCATTCGGCGGCATCAACGAGACGTATCTGCCGCCGGACAATCCGACGCGGGTGGCGCAGGAACAGTTCGACGAACTCTTCCCCGGCCAGCGCACCGAGCCCATCAAGCTGGTCATCGAGAACGCGCAAGGGCAGAATCTGGCCGCGATCACCACCCAGGCGAACAATGCTCCCGGCCTGATCGAGCAGTTCACGCCCGTCGGGGCCAGCAAGGACGGCATCATCGTCTTCAAGGCCGGACTGATCGATCGCAACGACGCAGCACCCGCCATCGAATTCCTTCGCAGCATCGACACCCCCGACGGAACATCGGTGCAGGTGACGGGAACGCCTGCGATAGAACGAGACTCGATCGACGCCATGGTCGAGCGCCTACCGCTGATGGCGGTGCTCGTCGTCTTCATCGTGACCGTACTGATGTTCCTGACGTTCGGATCCCTGGTGCTGCCGATCAAAGCGGTGCTCATGACAACGCTCGGACTCGGTGCCACGATGGGCATCCTGACCTGGATCTTCATCGACGGTCACGGGGCCGCGTGGATGAACTTCACCCCCGGGCCCATCATGGCGATGATTCTGCTGCTGATCGCGGCGATCGTGTTCGGGCTGTCAACCGACTACGAAGTCTTCCTGCTCTCCCGCATGGTCGAAGCACGGGAGAACGGTTCCAGTACAAGCGAAGCCATCCACATCGGCACCTCGCACACCGGACGCATCATCACCGCCGCGGCCTTGATTCTCATCGTCGTCACCGGTGCCTTCGCGTTCTCCGATCTGGTGATGATGAAGTACATCGCCTACGGCATGATCGCTGCCCTCATCATCGATGCCACCGTCATTCGCATGTTCCTGGTGCCCGCGACGATGAAACTGCTCGGGGACGCGAGCTGGTGGGCACCGGCAGGCATGAAGCGAATGCAGCGCAAGCTCGGACTCGGTGAAACGACTCCCGAGGACTCCTGA
- a CDS encoding DUF2339 domain-containing protein has protein sequence MTSSQNSGLDPQLVARLSSRFDSLGDHMRQVAVDLQTLQSQLDPAAAPAPTRQASVPAAPAVPPPVAPPHMPPQPYGQPFGHTVRQQMVRPQPAMNYPAPPRGPVVAPRPPAPPREPWWQRDGVISRLLAVAGAGVTLVGVVMLLVLAAQAGWFGPPLRVAAGAVFSLALIGGGVRVFGRSGGRIGGIALAATGIAGLYLDVLATSVVYGWLDPVIGLITAFGIAAAGTALAVQWKSQPMAVLILAGVAMCGPVLTDGLTLTLVAFLIATYVASFPAQIGRNWQLLQVVRTVPLVGAVLAAIASADLSGSTGGLWLLLVVVSVAVFGIGTSLELLRRNVSDVVATVMIALTSLPVLVSADVFDRAATVSVQLVLAAAAAAIVILVSWLPGHARITVAVIGALAMLQAAVESTTLEIRPVVIFAVALTLIAVAHSTRSTLAYSIGSGFGVIGALMFVSVSPPRALLDSDHAVGSVGIALGGILLAATAFAFAYVLAELKLVDDGLQTLGIVSGVLALYGLTAATVTLGIGIGGETTGFTAGHTAATIEWMIAAFALLAFGLRSVTHAHLALLAGLSLTAAAIAKLFLFDLVALDGLFRVIAFIAVGLLLLIAGTRYAKVFADRESAAVSS, from the coding sequence ATGACTTCTTCCCAGAACTCCGGGCTGGATCCGCAACTCGTCGCGCGACTGTCCAGCCGCTTCGATTCCCTGGGCGACCACATGCGCCAGGTGGCCGTCGATCTGCAGACCCTGCAGTCACAGCTCGATCCCGCGGCGGCTCCCGCTCCCACGCGGCAGGCTTCGGTGCCGGCAGCTCCCGCCGTACCGCCGCCGGTAGCGCCACCCCACATGCCCCCGCAGCCCTACGGCCAGCCGTTCGGCCACACTGTTCGTCAGCAGATGGTTCGGCCGCAGCCCGCCATGAATTACCCCGCACCACCCAGGGGGCCGGTCGTCGCGCCTCGACCGCCGGCTCCGCCGCGCGAACCGTGGTGGCAGCGCGACGGTGTCATCAGCCGTCTGCTGGCTGTCGCCGGCGCAGGCGTCACCCTCGTCGGTGTGGTGATGCTGCTCGTTCTCGCCGCACAGGCCGGGTGGTTCGGCCCTCCGCTGCGGGTCGCCGCGGGCGCAGTGTTCTCCCTCGCGTTGATCGGCGGCGGCGTCCGAGTGTTCGGCCGGTCGGGCGGGCGCATCGGCGGTATCGCCCTCGCCGCCACCGGCATCGCGGGCCTGTACCTCGATGTACTCGCGACGTCCGTCGTGTACGGCTGGCTCGATCCTGTGATCGGCCTGATCACCGCATTCGGAATTGCCGCAGCCGGAACGGCACTCGCAGTGCAGTGGAAGTCGCAGCCGATGGCAGTGCTGATTCTCGCCGGCGTCGCAATGTGCGGACCGGTGCTGACCGACGGCCTCACCCTGACCTTGGTCGCGTTCCTCATCGCCACCTACGTCGCCAGTTTCCCGGCCCAGATCGGTCGGAATTGGCAGCTCCTGCAGGTCGTTCGGACCGTACCCCTCGTCGGCGCGGTACTGGCTGCCATCGCGAGTGCTGACCTGTCCGGATCCACCGGCGGCCTCTGGCTACTCCTGGTCGTCGTGTCGGTGGCCGTCTTCGGCATCGGCACGTCACTGGAGTTGTTGCGCCGCAACGTCTCCGATGTGGTCGCCACCGTGATGATCGCTCTCACGTCCCTGCCGGTGCTGGTCTCCGCGGACGTCTTCGACCGCGCCGCGACCGTCAGCGTCCAACTGGTTCTCGCTGCTGCAGCTGCGGCCATCGTGATTCTGGTGAGCTGGCTGCCGGGGCACGCTCGTATCACCGTCGCGGTGATCGGAGCGCTGGCGATGCTGCAGGCCGCAGTCGAGTCGACGACCCTCGAGATTCGACCTGTCGTGATCTTCGCCGTCGCCCTGACTCTGATCGCGGTGGCTCACAGCACCCGCTCGACACTCGCATACTCGATCGGCAGCGGATTCGGCGTGATCGGCGCACTGATGTTCGTCTCGGTCAGCCCTCCACGGGCGCTGCTGGACTCCGATCACGCAGTGGGCAGCGTCGGTATCGCCCTCGGCGGAATCCTGCTCGCTGCAACGGCATTCGCCTTCGCCTACGTGCTCGCCGAATTGAAACTGGTCGACGACGGACTGCAGACCCTCGGCATCGTCTCCGGCGTACTCGCGCTGTACGGCCTGACGGCGGCCACGGTGACCCTCGGCATCGGAATCGGCGGCGAAACAACGGGATTCACCGCAGGCCACACCGCGGCAACCATCGAGTGGATGATCGCAGCCTTCGCGCTACTGGCCTTCGGGCTGCGCAGCGTCACCCACGCTCACCTGGCCCTGCTGGCCGGACTGTCCCTGACCGCTGCGGCCATCGCGAAACTGTTCCTGTTCGACCTCGTTGCCCTGGACGGACTCTTCCGGGTCATCGCCTTCATCGCAGTGGGACTACTGCTACTGATCGCCGGTACCCGATACGCCAAGGTGTTCGCGGACCGAGAGAGTGCGGCGGTTTCCTCCTGA
- a CDS encoding DUF1707 domain-containing protein, with protein MEARDLRVSDAEREHVGELLQRAVGQGMLSLGEFTERMDTALASKTRGELNSVLADLPGMQIAEEHRPAPKPFAAPTPQPAPRRVVQEHWGHGSGASDTLRGTMSTITRKGPWNVPPSLRVSTRMSTVTLDFTQAVMSTQVVEIYVDDYCSTVTLIVPTEATVDLNRVETVAGSATNKVRTGPPYGPLHLVVSGKVRLGSVTAKHPFGSSIRRMFG; from the coding sequence ATGGAGGCAAGGGATCTGCGAGTGTCCGATGCCGAACGCGAACACGTCGGAGAGCTGTTGCAGCGCGCCGTGGGCCAGGGCATGTTGTCGCTCGGCGAGTTCACCGAGCGAATGGACACCGCATTGGCGTCGAAGACCCGCGGTGAGCTGAACTCGGTTCTCGCCGACCTGCCCGGGATGCAGATCGCCGAGGAACATCGCCCGGCACCGAAACCCTTCGCCGCGCCCACCCCGCAACCGGCCCCGCGCCGCGTCGTCCAGGAGCATTGGGGGCACGGCAGCGGCGCGTCGGACACACTGCGCGGCACCATGTCCACCATCACCCGCAAGGGACCGTGGAACGTGCCGCCGAGCCTGCGCGTCTCCACCCGCATGTCCACGGTGACACTCGACTTCACCCAGGCTGTCATGTCGACGCAGGTGGTCGAGATCTACGTCGACGACTACTGCAGCACCGTGACACTGATCGTGCCGACCGAGGCGACCGTCGATCTCAACCGCGTCGAGACGGTGGCGGGTAGCGCCACCAACAAGGTCCGCACCGGGCCGCCGTACGGGCCGCTTCATCTCGTGGTCTCGGGCAAGGTCCGCTTGGGCTCGGTGACCGCCAAGCATCCCTTCGGTAGCTCGATCCGTCGCATGTTCGGCTAG
- a CDS encoding glycosyltransferase — protein MRIVQLANFYGPRSGGLRTAVDQLGSGYVAGGHEVTLIVPGDRSSETLLPSGVVRIEVPAPRIPLTGGYRVADPRRVSSVAAALRPDVIEVSDRLTLRGMGAWAARRDVRSVMISHERLDRLLAQTMPMRCARPVADLANRRTADSYDAVVCTTEFAQQEFDRIGVRNVHRVPLGVDLDLFHPRRRQPGERSAWLGNADRLLVHCGRLSVEKHVERSIDSLAALCDSGMRARLIIAGDGPRRAGLERRARGLPVDFLGFVDGRAAVAALLASADIALAPGPHETFGLAALESLAAGTPVVVSETSALAQIVTPHCGGSSENTADGFAAEIQRVLELPVDGRRIAARLRAEQFGWPASVSGMLSVLGGRAA, from the coding sequence GTGCGCATCGTCCAACTCGCCAACTTCTACGGACCACGGTCCGGGGGATTGCGGACGGCCGTCGACCAGCTCGGATCGGGGTACGTCGCAGGGGGTCACGAGGTGACGCTGATCGTGCCGGGAGATCGATCGAGCGAGACGCTCCTGCCGTCGGGAGTGGTGCGGATCGAGGTGCCGGCACCGCGGATCCCGCTCACCGGTGGATATCGGGTGGCCGACCCGCGCCGGGTGTCCTCGGTGGCGGCCGCACTGCGGCCCGACGTGATCGAGGTGTCGGACCGACTGACGCTGCGCGGCATGGGTGCCTGGGCCGCGCGCCGAGACGTACGCAGCGTGATGATCTCCCACGAACGCCTCGACCGGCTGCTCGCTCAGACGATGCCTATGCGCTGCGCCCGCCCCGTCGCGGACCTGGCCAACCGGCGCACCGCCGACTCGTACGACGCCGTCGTGTGCACCACGGAGTTCGCCCAACAGGAGTTCGACCGTATCGGCGTTCGCAACGTGCACCGAGTGCCGCTCGGCGTGGATCTCGACCTCTTCCATCCGCGTCGCCGGCAGCCGGGCGAACGATCCGCCTGGCTGGGCAACGCCGATCGGCTGCTCGTGCACTGCGGCCGACTGTCGGTGGAGAAGCACGTCGAGAGAAGTATCGATTCGCTTGCTGCGCTGTGCGATTCGGGAATGCGGGCGCGGCTGATCATCGCCGGCGACGGCCCCCGCCGAGCCGGCCTCGAACGACGAGCCCGCGGTCTACCCGTCGACTTCCTGGGTTTCGTCGACGGCAGAGCGGCCGTCGCAGCCCTGCTGGCCTCGGCGGACATCGCTCTCGCGCCTGGACCGCACGAGACATTCGGGCTCGCTGCGTTGGAATCGCTCGCTGCGGGCACCCCCGTCGTCGTCTCCGAGACCTCGGCGCTGGCGCAGATCGTCACCCCGCACTGCGGCGGATCCTCCGAGAACACCGCAGACGGATTCGCCGCCGAGATACAACGAGTACTCGAACTACCGGTCGACGGCCGCCGCATCGCCGCCCGGTTGCGCGCCGAACAGTTCGGATGGCCCGCGTCGGTGTCCGGAATGCTCTCCGTACTGGGCGGTCGCGCAGCCTGA
- a CDS encoding MarR family transcriptional regulator: MRVTLQSTGNAPAPEVWERYMEPTSWKTWAPQIIGVEYRGERLDADTTGRVLGPLGVPIDFRVHSVDERSWTWAWSAWFQNQAIGVDLTHGVVARPNGTRAWLTIDGPLPLVLPYVPVAKFALGRLCSP; encoded by the coding sequence ATGCGAGTGACACTGCAATCCACCGGCAACGCCCCCGCCCCCGAGGTCTGGGAGCGCTACATGGAACCGACGTCCTGGAAGACCTGGGCTCCGCAGATCATAGGAGTCGAGTACCGCGGTGAGCGCCTGGACGCCGACACCACCGGACGAGTGCTGGGGCCGTTGGGCGTGCCGATCGACTTCCGGGTGCATTCGGTCGACGAGCGATCCTGGACGTGGGCATGGTCGGCGTGGTTCCAGAATCAGGCCATCGGAGTCGACCTGACCCACGGCGTCGTCGCACGACCCAACGGAACCAGGGCGTGGTTGACGATCGACGGCCCACTGCCGCTGGTGCTGCCGTACGTGCCGGTCGCCAAGTTCGCGCTCGGCAGGCTGTGCAGTCCGTAG
- a CDS encoding autophagy-related protein 2 produces the protein MTDNDNAVDTTVDPAKHSKGVDADLDQTGEERDEAIDEFDGHLDGSGEESSLPTPEPTDVADQSDEKTVTRSE, from the coding sequence ATGACCGACAACGACAATGCAGTGGACACCACCGTCGACCCGGCGAAGCACTCGAAGGGGGTCGACGCCGATCTCGATCAGACCGGCGAGGAGCGCGACGAGGCGATCGACGAGTTCGACGGCCATCTGGACGGATCGGGCGAGGAATCCTCGCTACCGACGCCCGAGCCGACCGACGTGGCCGATCAGTCCGACGAGAAGACCGTCACGCGGTCCGAGTAG
- a CDS encoding response regulator transcription factor, giving the protein MVVDDHPMWRDGVARDLDAAGFRVVATADGVAAAGRRARATTPDVVLMDMHLPDGNGADATVAVLEASPQTKILVLSASAERNDVLDAIKAGATGYLVKSASAEELFDAVRATSAGQAVFTPGLAGLVLGEFRRMSASPEPESDTRPTLTDRETEVLRLVAKGLSAKQIATRLTLSHRTVENHVQATLRKLQLANRVELTRYVIEKGL; this is encoded by the coding sequence ATGGTCGTCGACGATCACCCGATGTGGCGGGACGGCGTCGCCCGAGATCTCGACGCCGCCGGATTCAGGGTCGTCGCCACCGCGGACGGCGTCGCCGCCGCCGGACGCCGCGCCCGAGCAACCACTCCCGACGTCGTGCTGATGGACATGCATCTGCCCGACGGCAACGGAGCCGACGCCACCGTCGCTGTTCTCGAGGCATCGCCGCAGACGAAGATTCTCGTGCTCTCGGCGTCCGCGGAGCGCAACGACGTGCTCGACGCGATCAAGGCCGGCGCGACCGGTTACCTGGTCAAGAGCGCATCGGCCGAGGAACTGTTCGACGCGGTCCGCGCCACCTCGGCCGGGCAGGCGGTGTTCACACCCGGCCTCGCAGGCCTGGTACTCGGGGAGTTCCGGCGGATGTCGGCGTCGCCCGAGCCGGAATCCGACACTCGTCCGACGCTCACCGACCGGGAAACCGAAGTGCTACGACTGGTCGCAAAGGGCTTGAGCGCCAAGCAGATAGCCACCCGACTGACGCTCAGTCATCGCACCGTCGAGAATCACGTCCAGGCGACCCTGCGAAAACTGCAGCTGGCCAACCGCGTCGAACTGACCCGATACGTCATCGAAAAAGGGCTGTGA